From Bosea sp. NBC_00550, the proteins below share one genomic window:
- a CDS encoding flagellin N-terminal helical domain-containing protein → MAVSLSSGVSNALSSLQSITAQAQASQFKLATGKKVNTAVDSPVNYFTAASLNDRSSQLTGLLDGISNGIQTIQTASKGIDGITKLVSSLQSTIKQAQSDAAQNRPTKAGTALATAAEAAVTSKSLKDIALDKKIGGADATADAATATTSGDVGIDTTTAVKAAVFLKSDTTTYTASFDSTTATVRDVVNEINKSGIATAFVDEKGQLNVKGTGSEEVQFGFGVGTDDTTSQAAAAGAGNANAKIGFATADNVAGTGIKGQAITSAVRSNLIDQYNDLRSKIDDLAKDSSYNGINLLKGDRLSIQFNEKTGKNQTKLDIQGSDVTSDNLGLVKAGNTKLTGQVNFQNDSDLEAATKALTGALTSLKSLSSTFGANLSVAQTRQDFTKDMADTLSTGAANLVNVDANSEAANLLALQTRQQLSQTALSLSNQSEQAVLRLF, encoded by the coding sequence ATGGCCGTCTCTCTCTCCTCGGGCGTTAGCAACGCGCTCTCGTCGCTGCAGTCGATCACCGCCCAGGCCCAGGCTTCCCAGTTCAAGCTGGCCACCGGCAAGAAGGTCAACACTGCGGTTGACAGCCCCGTCAACTACTTCACCGCCGCTTCGCTCAATGACCGCTCCAGCCAGCTCACGGGCCTGCTCGACGGCATATCGAACGGCATCCAGACCATTCAGACCGCCTCGAAGGGTATCGACGGCATCACCAAGCTGGTGAGCTCCCTGCAGTCGACCATCAAGCAGGCGCAGTCGGACGCCGCCCAGAACCGCCCGACCAAGGCTGGCACCGCTCTCGCGACCGCGGCCGAAGCAGCCGTGACCTCGAAGAGCCTCAAGGACATCGCCCTCGACAAGAAGATCGGCGGCGCGGATGCCACGGCTGACGCCGCCACCGCCACCACTTCGGGCGACGTCGGTATCGACACCACGACTGCCGTCAAGGCCGCCGTTTTCCTGAAGTCGGATACCACGACGTACACCGCCAGCTTCGACTCCACCACCGCAACGGTTCGTGACGTCGTCAACGAGATCAACAAGTCGGGCATCGCCACCGCCTTCGTCGACGAGAAGGGCCAGCTCAACGTCAAGGGCACCGGTTCGGAAGAAGTGCAGTTCGGCTTCGGCGTCGGCACTGACGACACCACCTCCCAGGCCGCTGCCGCCGGCGCCGGCAACGCCAACGCCAAGATCGGCTTTGCGACCGCGGACAACGTCGCGGGCACCGGCATCAAGGGTCAGGCCATCACCTCGGCCGTCCGTTCGAACCTGATCGACCAGTACAACGACCTGCGTAGCAAGATCGACGATCTCGCCAAGGACTCGAGCTACAACGGCATCAACCTGCTGAAGGGCGACCGCCTCTCGATCCAGTTCAACGAGAAGACCGGCAAGAACCAGACCAAGCTCGACATCCAGGGTTCGGACGTCACCTCCGACAACCTCGGCCTCGTCAAGGCTGGCAACACCAAGCTCACCGGTCAGGTCAACTTCCAGAACGACTCCGACCTCGAAGCAGCGACCAAGGCCCTCACCGGCGCCCTGACCTCGCTGAAGTCGCTCTCCTCGACCTTCGGTGCCAACCTCTCGGTCGCGCAGACCCGGCAGGATTTCACCAAGGACATGGCTGACACGCTGAGCACCGGCGCCGCCAATCTGGTGAACGTCGACGCCAACTCGGAAGCCGCCAACCTGCTCGCGCTGCAGACCCGTCAGCAGCTCTCGCAGACGGCGCTGTCGCTCTCCAACCAGAGCGAACAGGCGGTCCTGCGGCTGTTCTGA
- a CDS encoding flagellin N-terminal helical domain-containing protein: MASTILSSGVRNNLLTLQQTTAQQNVIQNRLATGKKVNSAIDNPVNYFTALSLNDRSSQLTGLLDGISNGIQTIQTASKGIDGITKLVGSLQSTVKQAQADAAQNRPTKAGTALATATEAAVTSKSLKDIALDKKIGGADATADAATATSPGDVGIDTTTNVKGAIFLKSGSTTYTASFDVANATMRDVVNEINKSGVATAFIDEKGQLNVKGTGSEEVQFGFGVGTDDTTSQAAAAGAGNANAKIGFATADNVAGTGIKGQSITSAVRSNLIQQYNDLRTQIDQLAKDSSFNGINLLQGDRLSIQFNEKTGKNQTKLDIQGSTLSADNLGISQAINTQLNGFINFQNDADLDKATAALTGALTSLKSLASTLGSNLSVAQTRQDFTKELANVLTTGAGNLVLADPNEEGASLLALNTRQQLSQTALSLANQADQGVLRLFG, encoded by the coding sequence ATGGCCAGCACGATCCTTTCCAGCGGTGTCCGCAACAACCTCTTGACGCTGCAGCAGACGACGGCCCAGCAGAACGTCATCCAGAATCGACTTGCTACCGGCAAGAAGGTCAACTCGGCGATCGACAACCCGGTCAACTACTTCACCGCGCTCTCACTGAATGACCGCTCCAGCCAGCTGACGGGCCTGCTCGACGGCATCTCGAACGGCATCCAGACCATCCAGACCGCCTCCAAGGGCATCGACGGCATCACCAAGCTAGTGGGCTCGCTGCAGTCGACCGTCAAACAGGCCCAGGCCGACGCGGCCCAGAATCGCCCGACCAAGGCCGGCACGGCTCTGGCGACGGCGACGGAAGCGGCAGTGACCTCGAAGAGCCTCAAGGACATCGCTCTCGACAAGAAGATCGGCGGCGCGGACGCCACGGCGGACGCAGCCACCGCCACCTCTCCCGGTGACGTCGGCATCGACACCACGACCAACGTCAAAGGCGCCATTTTCCTGAAGTCCGGGAGCACGACGTACACCGCCAGCTTCGACGTCGCCAATGCGACAATGCGCGACGTCGTCAACGAGATCAACAAATCGGGCGTCGCCACAGCCTTCATCGACGAGAAGGGCCAGCTCAACGTCAAGGGCACCGGTTCGGAAGAAGTGCAGTTCGGCTTCGGCGTCGGCACTGACGACACCACCTCCCAGGCCGCTGCCGCCGGCGCCGGCAACGCCAACGCCAAGATCGGCTTTGCGACCGCGGACAACGTCGCGGGCACCGGCATCAAGGGTCAGAGCATCACCTCGGCCGTCCGTTCGAACCTCATCCAGCAGTACAACGACCTGCGCACGCAGATCGATCAGCTCGCCAAGGATTCGAGCTTCAACGGCATCAACCTGCTGCAGGGCGACCGCCTCTCGATCCAGTTCAACGAGAAGACCGGCAAGAACCAGACCAAGCTCGACATCCAGGGTTCGACCCTGTCCGCTGATAACCTCGGCATCAGCCAAGCCATCAACACCCAGCTCAACGGCTTCATCAACTTCCAGAACGATGCCGACCTGGACAAGGCGACAGCCGCGCTGACCGGCGCGCTGACCTCGCTGAAGTCGCTGGCCTCGACGCTGGGCTCCAACCTCTCGGTCGCGCAGACCCGGCAGGACTTCACCAAGGAACTCGCCAACGTGCTGACCACCGGCGCGGGCAACCTGGTGCTGGCCGATCCGAACGAGGAAGGCGCAAGCCTGCTGGCGCTCAACACCCGCCAGCAGCTCTCGCAGACCGCGCTCTCGCTGGCGAACCAGGCCGACCAGGGCGTCCTGCGTCTCTTCGGCTGA
- the flbT gene encoding flagellar biosynthesis repressor FlbT: MALKVELKPRERIIIGQVVIRNDEQRTRFFIEGDAPILREKDILTAATADSPAKKIYLAIQLMYLAQDPTHQHETYFQLVRDFINAAPSALPHVHEINNRILSDDLYKALKAAKKLIGYEAELIENAKRV, translated from the coding sequence ATGGCCCTCAAGGTCGAGCTCAAACCGCGCGAACGGATCATCATCGGCCAGGTGGTGATCCGCAACGACGAGCAGCGCACGCGCTTCTTCATCGAGGGCGACGCCCCGATCTTGCGCGAGAAGGACATCCTCACGGCCGCGACCGCGGACAGCCCGGCCAAGAAGATCTATCTCGCCATCCAGCTGATGTATCTGGCTCAGGATCCGACGCATCAGCACGAGACCTATTTCCAGCTGGTGCGCGATTTCATCAACGCGGCGCCCAGCGCTCTGCCGCATGTTCATGAGATCAATAACCGCATTTTAAGCGACGACCTCTACAAGGCTCTCAAGGCGGCCAAGAAGCTGATCGGCTACGAAGCGGAATTGATCGAGAATGCAAAACGGGTTTAA
- the flaF gene encoding flagellar biosynthesis regulator FlaF, producing the protein MQNGFNAYAAAAKTAQSVVSPRELEASLLIKAATRLQAVADDWSMRERELDEVLTYNRRLWTLLVSAVIAEDNPLPVGIKQNILGLANFIFNQTFRISSDPQPQSLGILININRDIAAGLRGR; encoded by the coding sequence ATGCAAAACGGGTTTAACGCCTACGCCGCCGCTGCCAAGACAGCTCAATCCGTCGTTTCGCCTCGCGAGCTCGAAGCCTCCCTCCTGATCAAGGCCGCCACCCGGCTCCAGGCCGTCGCCGACGACTGGAGCATGCGCGAGCGGGAGCTCGACGAGGTCCTCACCTATAATCGCCGCCTCTGGACGTTGCTGGTCTCGGCCGTGATCGCCGAGGACAACCCGCTGCCGGTCGGCATCAAGCAGAACATCCTCGGCCTCGCGAATTTCATCTTCAACCAGACGTTCCGGATTTCATCCGATCCGCAGCCGCAAAGTCTCGGCATCCTCATCAACATCAACCGGGACATCGCGGCCGGCCTGCGCGGGCGCTGA
- a CDS encoding flagellin, whose amino-acid sequence MTITSYGTGAYRTAKPNEFASTRAQFDDLQRQLDTKKRSTSYGDLGIDRRVSLDLNAKVSTIDSWLSGIELSNVNVKLQTTSVENFAKLASETRNDTRSNSYVPSASGRSSPQVLAEEKFKQTLDLLNIAVNGRYLFSGKTSDTQPTAGFGEIMNGDGAGKAGLKQLIDERRQADLGSGLGRLTTGGTGATATIAEEATVHPYGFKIAGASSSTAAMTTTFNAGPPADVAVNVASQPVAGDTVRIKLNLPDGTQEEVVLTARAAGTTGSDTDSFEIGADANATAANLRASIAAGLGKEAKTTLSAASSQVAAQDFFAGSLGNPPKRVPGPPFDTATLPPTNAGAAATTVIWYRGDDGADPARSTATVQIDQGQIVGTGARANEEAFRVGLAQFAIMSAENYPAGDANSQARYEAMTSRVSEKLGFGGSTQKPAEIITEFGSAQTALASAKERHQATKGYLTTTLEGIENVTTEEVATQILALQTQLQASYQVTSMLSKLSLTNFL is encoded by the coding sequence ATGACCATCACCTCCTATGGAACCGGTGCCTATCGCACAGCCAAGCCCAACGAGTTCGCCTCGACCCGCGCCCAGTTCGACGATCTCCAGCGCCAGCTCGACACGAAGAAGCGCAGCACCAGCTATGGCGACCTCGGCATCGACCGGCGCGTCAGCCTCGACCTCAACGCGAAGGTCTCGACGATCGATTCCTGGCTGAGCGGCATCGAGCTCAGCAATGTGAACGTGAAGCTGCAGACGACATCGGTCGAGAACTTCGCGAAGCTCGCCAGCGAAACCCGCAACGACACGCGCTCCAACAGCTATGTGCCGAGCGCCAGCGGCCGTTCCTCGCCGCAGGTCTTGGCCGAGGAGAAGTTCAAGCAGACGCTCGACCTGCTGAACATCGCGGTCAATGGCCGCTACCTCTTCTCCGGCAAGACCTCCGACACCCAGCCGACGGCCGGCTTCGGCGAGATCATGAACGGCGACGGCGCCGGCAAAGCCGGGCTGAAGCAACTGATCGACGAACGCCGGCAGGCCGATCTCGGCTCCGGCCTCGGCCGGCTGACGACGGGCGGCACCGGCGCGACGGCGACCATCGCCGAGGAAGCGACGGTCCATCCCTACGGTTTCAAGATCGCCGGCGCCTCCAGCAGTACGGCCGCGATGACGACGACCTTCAATGCCGGCCCGCCGGCCGATGTCGCGGTCAATGTCGCGTCGCAGCCCGTGGCCGGCGACACGGTGCGGATCAAGCTCAACCTGCCGGACGGGACGCAGGAGGAGGTGGTGCTGACGGCCCGTGCGGCGGGCACCACGGGTTCGGACACCGATTCCTTCGAGATCGGCGCCGATGCGAACGCGACGGCCGCCAATCTGCGCGCCTCGATCGCGGCGGGGCTCGGTAAGGAGGCGAAGACGACGCTTTCGGCCGCTTCCTCACAGGTGGCGGCGCAGGACTTCTTCGCCGGCAGCCTCGGCAACCCGCCGAAGCGTGTTCCAGGACCGCCTTTCGACACCGCGACCTTGCCGCCGACCAATGCCGGCGCGGCGGCCACGACGGTGATCTGGTATCGCGGCGACGACGGGGCAGACCCGGCGCGCAGCACGGCCACTGTGCAGATCGATCAGGGGCAGATCGTCGGCACGGGTGCCCGCGCCAATGAGGAGGCTTTCCGCGTCGGCCTCGCCCAGTTCGCGATCATGTCGGCCGAGAATTACCCGGCCGGCGACGCGAATTCGCAGGCTCGCTACGAGGCGATGACATCGCGCGTCAGCGAGAAGCTGGGTTTCGGCGGCAGCACGCAGAAGCCGGCCGAGATCATCACCGAATTCGGCTCGGCCCAGACGGCGCTCGCCAGCGCCAAGGAACGCCACCAGGCCACCAAGGGCTATCTGACCACGACGCTCGAGGGCATCGAGAACGTCACGACGGAAGAGGTCGCGACGCAGATTCTGGCGCTGCAGACGCAGCTGCAGGCGAGCTATCAGGTGACGTCGATGCTCTCGAAGCTGTCATTGACGAACTTCCTCTGA
- the flgK gene encoding flagellar hook-associated protein FlgK → MGLSTSLNTAIGGLNATQVGIGVVSQNVANAGTTGYVRRSVSTNDSLSGLTIGVQNTQVQRLLDKIVQHQLWQESSGAAYTSTRASAMSNLDKLYGAPGSATALDTIFSKFTGALQALQNDPSSYSLRSQVIDNATQLARQLNTLSNGVQALRSQAESGIANGVTKVNDLLGALTKVNARIVASPNDSATASLRDQRDLILSELSQYIDIKTTEDARGSISVVTGSGTQLFDGKPAVTFSFDEHAGLGPDDQWNIDPAKRGVGTITMKDASGNASDAIANKIFRSGEIAANIELRDKTLVQAQAQLDEIAAQMSKALSDREIAGTAVTAGAASGFDVDLAGLQSGNTVTLDYKATPGGQTQRFTFVRVDSAASLPLPTSAGGDANNRVIGIDFSGGPASVAAQIQAAVGGGFTVSNTGSTLRIVDDGAAGTRDVLGLTSRPTNTALSSAGGTPELPFFVDGSAGTPFTGSYEGGSQTVGFAGRIAINPALVADRSLLAVYNTSPPTAQGDATRPKQMLERLTQSQRSFTNAVGLDGNSATSTTTMANFVQRVVSSQGQAVEAAQRLDEGQQVALASIQSRFQATAQVNVDQEMSMLIELQTAYAANARIISTVKEMMDVLLRV, encoded by the coding sequence ATGGGTCTGAGTACCTCCCTCAATACGGCGATCGGCGGCCTCAACGCCACGCAGGTCGGCATCGGCGTCGTTTCGCAGAACGTCGCCAATGCGGGGACGACGGGCTATGTCCGGCGGTCGGTCTCGACCAATGACAGCCTGTCCGGGCTCACCATCGGTGTGCAGAACACGCAGGTGCAGCGGCTGCTCGACAAGATCGTGCAGCATCAGCTCTGGCAGGAGTCCTCGGGCGCCGCCTACACCTCGACGCGGGCGAGCGCGATGTCGAACCTCGACAAGCTCTACGGCGCGCCGGGCAGCGCGACGGCGCTCGACACGATCTTCAGCAAGTTCACCGGTGCGCTGCAGGCGCTGCAGAACGACCCGTCTTCCTACAGCCTGCGCTCGCAGGTGATCGACAACGCCACACAGCTCGCGCGGCAGCTCAATACGCTCTCCAACGGCGTGCAGGCACTGCGCAGCCAGGCCGAGAGCGGCATCGCCAACGGCGTCACCAAGGTCAACGACCTGCTCGGCGCGCTGACCAAGGTGAATGCGCGCATCGTCGCGAGCCCCAACGACAGCGCGACCGCAAGCCTGCGCGACCAGCGCGACCTGATCCTGTCCGAGCTGTCGCAATACATCGACATCAAGACCACGGAAGATGCGCGCGGCTCGATCAGCGTCGTCACCGGCTCGGGCACGCAGCTCTTCGACGGCAAGCCGGCCGTCACCTTCAGCTTCGACGAGCATGCCGGGCTCGGGCCCGACGATCAGTGGAACATCGACCCGGCGAAGCGCGGGGTCGGCACGATCACGATGAAGGACGCATCCGGGAATGCCTCGGATGCGATCGCCAACAAGATCTTCCGCTCGGGCGAGATCGCAGCCAATATCGAGCTGCGCGACAAGACGCTGGTGCAGGCGCAGGCCCAGCTCGACGAAATAGCCGCGCAGATGTCGAAGGCGCTCTCTGACCGCGAGATCGCCGGCACGGCCGTGACGGCGGGCGCCGCCTCCGGCTTCGATGTCGATCTGGCAGGCTTGCAATCCGGCAATACGGTCACGCTCGACTACAAGGCGACGCCGGGGGGCCAGACGCAGCGCTTCACCTTCGTCAGGGTCGATTCTGCTGCTTCGCTGCCGCTGCCGACATCGGCCGGCGGCGATGCCAACAATCGCGTCATCGGCATCGACTTTTCCGGCGGTCCGGCTTCGGTCGCGGCCCAGATCCAGGCTGCGGTGGGCGGAGGCTTCACGGTCTCCAACACGGGCTCGACCCTACGCATCGTCGACGACGGCGCGGCGGGCACGCGCGACGTGCTCGGCCTGACGTCGCGGCCGACCAACACGGCACTGTCTTCGGCAGGCGGAACGCCGGAGCTGCCCTTCTTCGTCGATGGCTCGGCCGGGACGCCCTTCACCGGTTCCTATGAAGGCGGCTCGCAGACCGTCGGCTTCGCGGGGCGGATCGCGATCAACCCGGCGCTCGTGGCCGATCGATCGCTGCTCGCCGTCTACAACACCTCGCCCCCGACGGCACAGGGCGACGCGACCCGGCCCAAGCAGATGCTCGAGCGGCTGACGCAGAGCCAGCGCTCCTTCACCAATGCGGTCGGGCTCGACGGCAACAGCGCGACCTCGACCACGACGATGGCCAACTTCGTCCAGCGCGTGGTCTCGTCGCAGGGGCAGGCCGTCGAGGCGGCCCAGCGCCTCGACGAGGGCCAGCAGGTCGCGCTCGCCTCGATCCAGAGCCGTTTTCAAGCAACCGCGCAGGTCAATGTCGATCAGGAGATGTCCATGCTGATCGAGCTGCAGACCGCCTACGCCGCCAATGCCCGCATCATCTCCACCGTCAAGGAGATGATGGACGTGCTGCTGAGAGTGTGA
- a CDS encoding flagellar hook protein FlgE, with amino-acid sequence MGVFSALTTAVSGMTAQSYALENISGNIANSRTTGYKRVDTTFADLVPDAALNRQIAGSVAAFSQATNSIQGDLNATRIDTNVAINGDGFFVVDQRASGVGANTQFANQNLYTRRGDFDFDANGYLVNGAGYYLKGLKIDQVTGQLVGTQPEVLRITKEQFPAKATTSIEYRANIPAYPKTNNADSTVPGSELLSPAAFPASNPLSTTQGGTGIVVGSEVTNFLSRSIPGGSVTVYDQLGRATSVELRWAKTTNASAGPPATTDTWNLFVAENTGATGTAVAYRNANVSVTFGSTGQMTNPASGDIPIPTMTIGGTTITGINLTTGGNGLTQNGDVSGQIDARSIRQDGYTAGTLDRVSVSAEGQVIGTFSNGQVVALAQLSVARFNADNSLKRLDGGAFEETIESGPPIIGLGTSQLVGGSVEQSNTDIADEFSKMIVTQQAYSANTKVITTAQEMLSAVFNIIR; translated from the coding sequence ATGGGTGTTTTCAGTGCGCTGACGACGGCGGTTTCGGGGATGACGGCGCAGTCCTATGCGCTGGAGAACATTTCCGGAAACATCGCGAATTCGCGGACGACCGGCTACAAGCGCGTCGACACGACCTTCGCCGATCTGGTGCCGGATGCGGCGCTGAACCGGCAGATCGCCGGCTCCGTCGCGGCCTTCAGCCAGGCGACGAACTCGATCCAGGGCGACCTCAACGCCACCCGCATCGACACCAACGTCGCGATCAACGGCGACGGCTTCTTCGTGGTCGACCAGCGGGCGAGCGGCGTCGGCGCGAACACCCAGTTCGCCAACCAGAACCTCTACACCCGCCGCGGCGATTTCGACTTCGACGCCAACGGCTATCTCGTCAACGGCGCGGGCTACTACCTCAAGGGCCTGAAGATCGACCAGGTGACCGGCCAGCTCGTGGGCACCCAGCCCGAGGTGCTGCGCATCACCAAGGAGCAATTCCCGGCCAAGGCGACGACCTCGATCGAGTACCGCGCCAACATCCCGGCCTATCCGAAGACCAACAATGCCGACAGCACGGTTCCGGGCTCGGAACTGCTCAGCCCTGCCGCGTTCCCGGCGAGCAACCCGCTCTCGACCACGCAGGGCGGCACCGGCATCGTCGTCGGCAGCGAGGTGACGAACTTCCTCAGCCGCTCGATCCCGGGCGGCTCGGTCACGGTGTATGACCAGCTTGGCCGGGCGACCAGCGTCGAGCTGCGCTGGGCCAAGACCACCAACGCTTCGGCAGGCCCGCCGGCGACAACCGACACCTGGAACCTGTTCGTCGCCGAGAATACCGGCGCGACCGGCACCGCCGTCGCCTATCGCAACGCCAATGTCAGCGTCACCTTCGGCTCGACCGGGCAGATGACCAACCCGGCCAGCGGCGACATCCCGATCCCGACCATGACGATCGGCGGCACGACGATCACCGGCATCAACCTGACGACAGGCGGCAATGGCCTGACCCAGAACGGCGACGTCAGCGGCCAGATCGACGCCCGCAGCATCCGCCAGGACGGCTACACCGCCGGTACGCTGGATCGCGTCTCCGTCTCGGCGGAAGGGCAGGTCATCGGCACGTTCAGCAACGGCCAGGTCGTGGCGCTGGCCCAGCTTTCGGTGGCGCGCTTCAATGCCGACAATTCGCTCAAGCGGCTCGATGGCGGCGCCTTCGAGGAAACGATCGAATCCGGCCCGCCGATCATCGGCCTCGGCACCTCGCAGCTCGTCGGCGGCAGCGTCGAGCAGTCGAACACCGACATCGCCGACGAATTCTCGAAGATGATCGTCACTCAGCAGGCCTATTCGGCCAACACCAAGGTCATCACCACCGCGCAGGAGATGCTGAGCGCGGTGTTCAACATCATCCGCTGA
- a CDS encoding YcjF family protein has protein sequence MSKAPRAILLGDKAADAVAVDDGALRRGEVAILPESEPIDAVEPAVAPAARRRFSWGTLFVAGLSGFLALAAGVWVENTIRSLMSQNPALGYAALACAAAAALALLVMLARVLRDILRERKVEALRERATLALASGTPDEGRAIAEELVGLYKGRAQTAQGRAALQEALPQLFAARDMLTVAERSLLTPLDAMAQAQIAIAARRVSLVTAVSPRALVDVVFVLVACARLLRSIAGIYAGRPGTLGLLRLARQVLNHLVLTGGIAAGDAVIQQVVGQGLAARLSAKLGEGVINGMLTARIGLAALEVCRPLPFVEARPPTLAEVAGDLASWRGSKDSEG, from the coding sequence ATGAGCAAGGCACCGCGCGCGATCCTTCTCGGCGACAAGGCCGCGGACGCTGTGGCTGTCGACGATGGAGCCCTTCGCCGCGGGGAGGTCGCGATCCTGCCCGAGAGCGAGCCGATCGATGCCGTCGAGCCGGCGGTGGCGCCCGCTGCCAGGCGCCGCTTCTCATGGGGCACGCTTTTCGTCGCCGGTCTCTCGGGCTTCCTGGCGCTGGCGGCCGGCGTCTGGGTCGAGAACACGATTCGGTCGCTGATGAGCCAGAATCCGGCGCTCGGCTATGCGGCTCTGGCCTGTGCCGCCGCTGCCGCGCTGGCGCTCCTCGTCATGCTGGCGCGGGTGCTCCGCGACATCCTGCGCGAGCGAAAGGTCGAAGCCCTGCGCGAGCGCGCGACCCTGGCACTTGCGAGCGGGACGCCGGACGAGGGCAGGGCAATCGCGGAGGAGCTCGTCGGGCTCTACAAAGGCCGCGCGCAGACGGCGCAAGGCCGCGCGGCGCTGCAGGAGGCGCTGCCGCAGCTCTTCGCGGCGCGTGACATGCTGACGGTGGCGGAGCGCAGCCTGCTCACGCCGCTCGATGCGATGGCGCAGGCGCAGATCGCGATCGCGGCGCGGCGCGTTTCGCTTGTCACGGCGGTCAGCCCGCGCGCGCTGGTCGATGTCGTCTTCGTGCTGGTCGCCTGCGCGCGGCTGTTGCGCTCGATCGCCGGCATCTATGCCGGGCGGCCGGGCACGCTCGGCCTGCTGCGGCTGGCCCGACAGGTCCTGAATCATCTCGTTCTGACCGGCGGCATCGCGGCGGGCGATGCAGTGATCCAGCAGGTGGTGGGGCAGGGGCTCGCGGCGAGGCTTTCGGCCAAGCTCGGCGAGGGCGTCATCAATGGCATGCTGACGGCGCGGATCGGGCTTGCGGCGCTCGAAGTCTGCCGGCCGTTGCCCTTCGTCGAAGCGCGCCCGCCGACGCTGGCGGAGGTCGCGGGCGACTTGGCCTCATGGCGCGGCAGCAAGGACTCCGAAGGCTGA
- a CDS encoding YcjX family protein, with product MSDPSYLDNARNAALAFGDSLLGLARPRLRIGVTGLSRSGKTVFTTALIQNLIEGAKLPVLKAASEGRIARVRLVPQPDPQVPRFPYEAHRAAMNGRDRRWPESTRRIAELRVEIDYERAAGWFKGPATLTLDIVDYPGEWLLDLALIGQDYKSWSAQAVADARKPHRRAAAEAWLADLEKRDPGGPPDELAAEAASDVFKDYLARLRADPEAVAVTPPGRFLMPGDLEGSPALTFAPLDLGHDHEPQPGTLAGLMAERFEAYKRVVVTPFFRDHFARLDRQIVLVDVLAALDAGAPALADLETALGQALAAFSVGRNSWLSSLFAPRIERVLFAATKADHIHHSSHDRLAAVMSHLVGRAMGRAQGAGARVEAMALAAVRATHEVRIKQGREELPAIAGVPEAGEEIDGQVFDGVTEAAIFPGDLPERPEAIFDPKAHWQVRAPRFRPPLVEPDAGGRSKPPPQIRLDRALEFLIGDRLA from the coding sequence GTGAGCGACCCCTCCTATCTCGACAATGCCCGCAACGCGGCGCTGGCCTTCGGTGACAGCCTGCTCGGGCTGGCGCGGCCGCGCCTGCGGATCGGCGTCACCGGCCTGTCGCGCTCGGGCAAGACCGTCTTCACCACGGCGCTGATCCAGAACCTGATCGAAGGGGCGAAGCTGCCGGTGCTGAAGGCGGCCTCGGAAGGTCGTATCGCCCGCGTGCGGCTGGTGCCGCAGCCCGACCCGCAAGTGCCGCGCTTTCCCTACGAGGCCCATCGCGCCGCCATGAACGGGCGGGATCGGCGCTGGCCGGAATCGACGCGACGCATCGCGGAGCTGCGCGTCGAGATCGACTACGAACGCGCCGCCGGCTGGTTCAAGGGGCCGGCGACGCTGACGCTCGACATCGTCGACTATCCCGGTGAATGGCTGCTCGACCTCGCCCTGATCGGGCAGGACTACAAGAGCTGGTCGGCGCAGGCCGTGGCCGATGCGCGCAAGCCGCACCGGCGCGCGGCCGCCGAAGCCTGGCTTGCCGATCTGGAGAAGCGCGACCCGGGTGGGCCGCCGGACGAACTCGCGGCTGAGGCCGCGAGCGATGTGTTCAAGGATTATCTCGCGCGGTTGCGGGCCGATCCGGAGGCCGTGGCGGTGACGCCGCCCGGGCGCTTCCTGATGCCGGGCGATCTCGAAGGCTCGCCGGCGCTGACCTTTGCGCCGCTCGATCTCGGCCATGACCACGAGCCGCAGCCCGGCACGCTCGCCGGGCTTATGGCGGAGCGCTTCGAGGCCTATAAGCGCGTCGTCGTAACCCCCTTCTTCCGCGATCATTTCGCCCGGCTCGACCGGCAGATCGTGCTGGTCGACGTGCTCGCCGCGCTCGATGCCGGCGCCCCGGCGCTGGCCGATCTCGAAACGGCGCTGGGGCAGGCGCTCGCCGCCTTCTCGGTCGGCCGCAATTCCTGGCTGTCGAGCCTGTTCGCGCCGCGCATCGAGCGTGTGCTCTTCGCTGCCACCAAGGCCGACCATATCCACCACAGCAGCCATGACAGGCTCGCGGCGGTGATGTCACATCTGGTCGGGCGGGCGATGGGGCGGGCGCAGGGTGCGGGCGCGCGCGTCGAGGCGATGGCGCTTGCCGCCGTGCGCGCGACGCATGAGGTGCGGATCAAGCAGGGGCGCGAGGAGCTTCCGGCCATCGCCGGCGTGCCGGAAGCCGGCGAGGAGATCGACGGGCAGGTCTTCGACGGCGTCACTGAGGCCGCCATCTTTCCCGGCGATCTGCCGGAGCGGCCGGAGGCGATCTTCGACCCGAAGGCGCATTGGCAGGTCAGGGCGCCGCGCTTCAGGCCGCCGCTGGTCGAGCCCGACGCAGGCGGGCGATCGAAGCCGCCGCCGCAGATCCGCCTCGACCGTGCGCTGGAGTTCCTGATCGGGGACCGGCTGGCATGA